Within the bacterium genome, the region CCGCCTCGGCGAGACTGTCCATGTTGTGGTACCACTTGCCGATCCGCTCAGCGGCGGCGTCCCAGTCGGGGGTCCAGGCGAAGTCGGCGGGATAGATGTCGGTTGTGAGACGCTCCCCGAAGCCGTGCAGCTGATCGGGCCCCACGAAGTGCATCTTCCCCGACAGGACCGTGCGGTAACCGGCGAGGCGGAGGTGGTGCACGAAGGTCGGGACCGACGCCGGGAACTCGGCGGCGTTGTCCCAGGCCCCGATCTGCGACGGCGGCCGCCCGGCCAGCATGGAGAACCGCGACGGGGCACACAGCGGCGAGGCACAATAGGCCGCGTCGAAGCGCGCCCCGCGCTCGGCGAGGGCGTCCAGGGACGGCGTGCGCACGAGAGGATGGCCGTAGGTGCCCGTGAAGTGCGGTGCCAGCTGATCCGCCATGACCAGGAGGATGTTGGGCGGCACCATCGGAGGGAAGTTACACCCGGCCCGCACAGCCAACTGTCGCGGGGCGCCTGTGCCGTTCCCTTCTACGGGTGAATCGTGAAGGCCCGACGCCGCTGGGGGCCGTAGCGGTAGATGCGGAAGTCGTCGTCCAGCGACAGTGCGTCGGTGATCGCCAGGCGCTCCATGAGCGCCCAACTCGTACGGTCGGTCAGGGAGAACACCTGATCGCCGAAGGCCGTCAGGGCCAGCGACGCCGCCTCGAGGTCGGCACCGGTCGTGCACTCGACACGGCTGATGCCCGACGTGATCGCCCCCACGAGGCGGTTCGCGGTCCGGCAGTCCTGGCGTGCGTTCACGAGGCTCCACAACTCGGCGAGAACGACGTCGCTCGTGACCAGCTCCCCGGCGTGCCCGGCGAGC harbors:
- a CDS encoding PIN domain-containing protein; translation: MGPAFVDTSIWYAAADAGDADNHVAASLLAGHAGELVTSDVVLAELWSLVNARQDCRTANRLVGAITSGISRVECTTGADLEAASLALTAFGDQVFSLTDRTSWALMERLAITDALSLDDDFRIYRYGPQRRRAFTIHP